The following proteins are co-located in the Aquarana catesbeiana isolate 2022-GZ linkage group LG02, ASM4218655v1, whole genome shotgun sequence genome:
- the COX17 gene encoding cytochrome c oxidase copper chaperone, with translation MLLLPPGFLRRKGVRLRRCFLIYVRHVIVKERDFSRGGSTMSSLAAASCESTPATSDTQEKKPLKPCCACPETKKVRDACIIEKGEEHCGDLIEAHKECMRALGFKV, from the exons ATGCTCCTCCTTCCACCCGGCTTCCTGCGCCGCAAGGGAGTGCGCCTGCGCAGGTGTTTCCTCATTTATGTAAGGCACGTGATTGTGAAGGAGAGAG atTTTAGCAGGGGTGGAAGCACAATGTCCAGTTTGGCCGCTGCGAGCTGCGAGTCGACCCCTGCGACCTCCGACACGCAGGAGAAGAAGCCATTGAAGCCGTGCTGCGCCTGTCCTGAGACCAAGAAGGTTCGGGATGCCTG CATCATTGAGAAGGGTGAAGAGCACTGCGGGGATCTGATCGAGGCTCACAAGGAGTGCATGAGGGCGCTGGGGTTCAAGGTGTAA